The Anabrus simplex isolate iqAnaSimp1 chromosome 1, ASM4041472v1, whole genome shotgun sequence genome window below encodes:
- the LOC137500412 gene encoding uncharacterized protein, with amino-acid sequence MLHSEGHTVLRLPPYHSFFNAIEFVWSVAKQYYNKTVASRPGHGLDRATAVWKESLDQATAEMWRNEVKHTEKKIVEFYNNEVRGLPEVEELVIHHGSSESEEEDEEDEEEEERREAEELAVPL; translated from the exons atgctgcacagtgaaggccatactgtcttacgacttcctccataccactcatttttcaatgccatcgaatttgtatggtctgtggcaaaacagtattataacaaaacagtggcttcaagacctggtcacggattggacagagctacagctgtgtggaaagaatctcttgatcag gcgacagcagagatgtggagaaatgaagtaaaacacactgagaagaagattgtcgagttctacaataatgaggtgagaggtcttcctgaagtggaggaactagtcattcatcatggaagcagtgaatcggaggaggaagatgaagaagatgaagaagaagaagaaagaagagaagccgaggagttagctgtaccattgtaa